In the genome of Bdellovibrio bacteriovorus, one region contains:
- a CDS encoding SDR family oxidoreductase, with product MKFKGKTAVIIGGTSGIGLRVAENIIKGGGKVIVGGRTQEKMDKALSILGKSASGFLIDNTNKESIAAFFKNVDSFDYLFSPGASYGRGMMTEISDEVAESPFKSKFWGQYWAVKHSIGKISSEGAIVLMSGAASVRPVSGGAAYSACNGAIESLGKALATELAPVRVNVVSPGTIDSDLWQQQPAEVREAAFKSFCEANLLEKVGTVDEVASTVLFLLENTYMTGSTLYPDGGYALR from the coding sequence ATGAAATTCAAAGGAAAAACGGCTGTTATTATTGGTGGAACTTCAGGCATTGGCTTGCGTGTTGCTGAAAACATTATCAAAGGCGGCGGCAAAGTAATCGTCGGCGGTCGCACGCAGGAAAAAATGGATAAAGCTCTTTCCATTTTGGGAAAGTCCGCCAGCGGATTTTTAATCGACAATACGAACAAAGAATCTATAGCCGCCTTTTTCAAAAACGTAGACTCTTTTGATTATTTATTTTCACCGGGCGCTTCTTACGGACGCGGAATGATGACGGAGATCAGCGATGAGGTCGCCGAAAGTCCCTTCAAATCCAAGTTTTGGGGTCAGTACTGGGCCGTAAAACATTCTATCGGAAAAATTTCTTCGGAAGGAGCCATTGTTTTAATGTCAGGAGCTGCCAGCGTTCGCCCCGTCTCGGGTGGTGCCGCTTACTCCGCCTGCAACGGTGCGATTGAAAGTTTGGGAAAAGCATTAGCAACGGAATTAGCACCTGTTCGTGTGAATGTAGTCTCTCCAGGAACTATTGATAGCGATCTTTGGCAGCAGCAACCTGCGGAAGTCCGAGAAGCTGCTTTTAAAAGTTTTTGCGAAGCCAATCTTTTAGAAAAAGTCGGGACCGTCGACGAAGTTGCTAGCACCGTTTTGTTCCTTTTGGAGAATACATATATGACCGGTTCGACATTGTATCCCGACGGAGGATATGCTCTTCGTTAG
- a CDS encoding NAD(P)H-dependent oxidoreductase: MTHTSIKEALDWRYATKRYDATKKISEKDWEVLKDSLQLAPSSYGIQPWKFLVIENPALREKLKTVSWNQTQVTDASHYVVFLYKEEMDEAYIQKYIDRIAEVRSIPPASLDGYKSMMIENLAKAPDEKIRVWSQRQAYIAMGFLLETAAMLKIDATPMEGFDPAAYDEILGLQGTGWKSVATVALGYRHPEDSFQNLKKVRFAEDSIIQYVK, translated from the coding sequence ATGACTCATACAAGTATTAAAGAAGCTCTGGACTGGCGTTACGCAACAAAACGCTATGACGCTACAAAAAAGATCTCAGAAAAAGATTGGGAAGTATTAAAGGATTCTTTGCAACTCGCCCCGTCTTCTTACGGAATTCAACCGTGGAAATTCTTAGTCATTGAAAATCCTGCCCTGCGTGAAAAATTAAAAACTGTTTCTTGGAATCAAACCCAAGTGACCGATGCCAGCCACTATGTCGTCTTCTTATATAAAGAAGAAATGGACGAGGCTTACATCCAAAAATATATCGATCGTATCGCCGAAGTCCGCTCCATCCCTCCCGCTTCTTTGGACGGCTATAAAAGTATGATGATTGAAAATTTAGCTAAAGCTCCAGATGAAAAAATTCGCGTGTGGTCGCAACGTCAAGCTTACATCGCTATGGGATTTCTTTTAGAAACCGCAGCGATGTTGAAGATTGATGCGACCCCGATGGAGGGCTTTGATCCTGCCGCCTACGATGAAATTTTAGGTTTGCAAGGAACAGGCTGGAAGTCCGTTGCTACAGTTGCTTTAGGATACAGACATCCTGAAGACTCATTCCAAAATCTCAAAAAAGTCCGCTTCGCAGAAGACTCGATTATTCAGTACGTGAAGTAG